The proteins below are encoded in one region of Chloroflexota bacterium:
- a CDS encoding DNA protection protein DPS (play a key role in DNA protection against oxidative stress by oxidizing Fe(II) to Fe(III); induced by iron depletion and hydrogen peroxide), which translates to MAKVAREMVEKAGVNVDQLVELLVKNAAAELTTFYYYTILRVNLIGLQGEGIKEIAETARIEDRNHFEALVPRIYELGGKLPDNMKDFHDLSACPPANLPKDPTNITAMLTILVEAERCAVRGYTHICNLTAGKDHRTYDLALAILNEEVEHESWFSEFLGEGPSGHFLRRGDTSPWVGKFLR; encoded by the coding sequence ATGGCTAAGGTCGCACGCGAGATGGTCGAGAAAGCCGGCGTGAACGTAGATCAACTTGTCGAACTGTTGGTCAAGAACGCCGCGGCAGAACTCACCACATTTTATTACTATACAATCCTGCGAGTAAACCTGATCGGATTGCAGGGTGAAGGGATCAAGGAGATCGCCGAGACCGCGCGCATCGAAGACCGCAATCACTTTGAGGCGCTGGTGCCGCGCATCTATGAACTTGGCGGCAAGTTGCCCGACAACATGAAGGATTTTCACGACCTGTCTGCTTGCCCGCCTGCCAACTTGCCGAAGGATCCGACGAATATCACGGCGATGCTGACCATCCTGGTCGAAGCCGAGCGGTGCGCGGTGCGCGGATATACTCACATTTGCAATTTGACCGCCGGTAAAGATCATCGAACGTATGATTTGGCTCTGGCGATTCTCAATGAAGAAGTCGAGCACGAGTCGTGGTTTTCCGAATTCCTCGGCGAGGGTCCTTCGGGTCACTTTTTGCG